A genomic region of Solanum dulcamara chromosome 2, daSolDulc1.2, whole genome shotgun sequence contains the following coding sequences:
- the LOC129880338 gene encoding uncharacterized protein At4g28440, translating into MGEPKKQQPVFTKVDQFRPMATGLNLTVKVVNTKMVVPRGNQGRQMRLAECLVGDETGMIIFTARNDQVDMMKEGSTVILRNAKIDMFKGSMRLAVDRWGRIEVTEPASFSVKEDSNLSLIEFEQVTVVEQ; encoded by the exons atgggcGAACCAAAGAAGCAGCAGCCAGTTTTCACTAAGGTTGATCAGTTTAGACCAATGGCTACAGGGCTAAATCTTACTGTGAAGGTGGTTAATACAAAGATGGTAGTGCCAAGGGGAAATCAAGGCCGCCAGATGCGACTGGCTGAATGCTTAGTTGGTGATGAgactgggatgatcattttcacTGCTAGAAATGATCAAG TCGACATGATGAAAGAAGGTTCTACTGTAATTCTGCGCAATGCAAAAATAGACATGTTCAAGGGATCAATGAGGCTTGCAGTGGACAGGTGGGGACGTATTGAAGTTACCGAACCTGCCAGTTTCTCTGTCAAGGAAGACAGTAATCTGTCTCTTATCGAGTTTGAACAAGTGACTGTTGTTGAACAGTGA